A DNA window from Brachionichthys hirsutus isolate HB-005 chromosome 10, CSIRO-AGI_Bhir_v1, whole genome shotgun sequence contains the following coding sequences:
- the sptbn2 gene encoding spectrin family protein isoform X2 has product MSTISPTDFDSLEIQQQYNDINNRWDLAAETDWDNENSSARLFERSRIKALADEREAVQKKTFTKWVNSHLARVTCRIGDLYTDLRDGHMLIRLLEVLSGEQLPRPTKGRMRIHCLENADKALQFLKEQKVHLENMGSHDIVDGNHRLTLGLIWTIILRFQIQDISVETEDNKEKKSAKDALLLWCQMKTAGYPNVNIHNFTTSWRDGLAFNAIVHKHRPDLIEFENLKRSNAHYNLQNAFNVAEKELGLTKLLDPEDVNVDQPDEKSIITYVATYYHYFSKMKALAVEGKRIGKVLDYAIEADQLIEKYETLASELLQWIEQTIVTLNDRQLANSLSGVQNQLQAFNSYRTVEKPPKFTEKGNLEVLLFTIQSKMRANNQKVYMPREGKLISDINKAWERLEKAEHERELALRNELIRQEKLEMLAARFDRKAAMRETWLSENQRLVSQDNFGTDLGAVEAATRKHEAIETDIGAYWERVAAVEAVAKELEAERYHDVRRIVARRDNVLRLWEYLKELLAARRERLNAHRDLQRLFQEMRYIMDWMAEMKGRLQSQDSGKHLHDVLDLLQKHTLVEADISAQAERIKAEQDAAQRFTSNEQAYKPCEPALVNDKVELLGQAYEELGQLAGERRECLEDSRRLWQFLWDVGEEAAWIREQEQILASGDCGRDLTSALHLLSKHEAFSDEMAARYGPLSNSIAAGETLIKEGHFGAPQVTERIDDIRTQWAHLEETTKLRERSLKEAVALHQFQTDANDMEAWLTDTLRQVSSQEVGHDEFSTQTLARKQREIEEEIQSHHPLIDSLHEQVQALPQDYLQYPEVDGRVPAIEQRYDELESLSAARRQALEGALARYRMFSEAGACLLWVEEKEQWLHGMEIPTKLEDLEVVQQRFETLEPEMNNVGARAADVKQVAEQLLSSDNCNEDQINQTRDQLNNRWKEFDQLVGQKKQDLESALNIQNYHLECNEIRTWMKEKTKVIESTQSLGNDLAGVMALQRKLTGMERDLEAIQGKLDDLRNEAEKLAEEHPDQAGEIQGRLAEMQEVWEELNDTMKRREESLGEASKLQGFLRDLDDFQSWLSRTQTAVASEDSPMSLAEAESLLAQHESIKNEVDNYKEDYEKMRAVGEEVTQGQTDAQYMFLGQRLQALDTGWQELRRMWENRHSLLAQAFDFQTFLRDANQAESFLNSQEYVLSHTEMPTTLQGAEEAIKKHEDFLTTTEASEEKITGVVEAGRRLISDCNANSDKIQEKVDSIQERHLKNKKAANELLAKLKDNRELQHFLQDGQELTLWINEKMLTAQDMSYDEARNLHSKWQKHQAFMAELASNKDWLDKIDKEGQALVAEKPELKAVVQQTLEDLQRQWEELEGTTRTKAQCLFDANRAELFTQSCSSLDVWLKNLEGQLQSDDYGKDLTSVNILLKKHQMVEHQMEVREKEVQSIQSQALALSQEDAGLAEIDGQQRRVTDTFVNLQDPLKLRRQQLLASKEAHQFNRDLEDEILWVKERMPLATSTDHGKDLPTVQLLIKKNQTLQKEIQGHQPRIDDIHRRGKTQSQVDGDRQSLLEERLTELQDLWDQLITETDERHTRLIEANRAQQFYADAAEAEAWMGEQELHMMSEEKAKDEQSALVMVKKHQTLEQALEDYAQTIHQLSNSSRLMVTSEHPESERITLRQAQVDKLYAGLKDLAEERRGRLQERLRLTQLKREVDDLEQWIAEREVVAGSHELGQDYEHVTMLRDKFREFARDTSTIGQERVDGVNGLADDLIESGHPENASVAEWKDGLNEAWADLLELIDTRTQMLAASYELHRFHQDAMEVLGRVKEKREGLPSDLGRDLNTVQHLHRQHNTFENDIQALSGQVNQVQDDAARLQKAYAGEKADDIQGSEHAVTSAWEGLLEAGQARRLLLLDTVEKFRFFNMVRDLMLWMDGVNLQIDAHDSPRDVSSAGLVIANHQDIKSEIETRADSFTACIDMGNTLINNNHYASDEIREKLAQLQEQRERINKRWQDKMDHLQIVLEVLQFGRDTYVAESWLAGQEPLVRAAELGSNVDEVESLIKRHEAFEKLAAAWDERFVMLEKLTTLEEQEIQRRREEEERARRPPTPPPVEVVQSEAESQAHDSAARTSLDQTTLNQSASVNGVHSDNDTSQRAMSVSLSVGKKSEPKRVCRPKHPERGSESESVNGPGRDSGLASSRLEPSATLPGRGAAESEPETTEGMLCRKQEMESHSKKAATRSWQNVYCVLRKGSLGFYKDGKSASNGIPYHGEVPISLGEAVCEIANGYKKRKYVFKLRLGDGKEYLFQAKDEAEMSSWIRSILGSIPTGSGDSPGGPRALSRAMTMPPISPGSGDAGSVTMRNKDGKEKDREKRFSFFGKKK; this is encoded by the exons ATGAGCACCATCTCCCCTACGGACTTTGACAGCTTGGAGATCCAGCAGCAGTACAATGACATCAACAACCGCTGGGACCTCGCAGCAGAGACGGACTGGGATAATGAGAACAGCTCTGCGCGCCTTTTTGAGCGGTCACGCATCAAGGCTCTCGCAG ATGAGCGTGAGGCAGTACAAAAGAAGACCTTCACCAAATGGGTAAACTCTCACTTGGCCCGAGTGACCTGTCGCATTGGTGACCTGTACACCGATCTGCGGGACGGCCATATGCTCATCCGCCTACTGGAAGTGCTTTCAGGAGAACAGCTG CCAAGGCCCACCAAAGGACGCATGCGTATTCACTGCTTGGAGAATGCTGACAAAGCCCTGCAGTTTCTCAAGGAGCAAAAAGTCCATTTAGAAAACATGGGCTCACATGACATTGTAGACGGGAATCATCGTCTCACCCTGGGTCTCATCTGGACCATAATCCTTCGCTTCCAG ATCCAGGACATCAGtgtggagacggaggacaaCAAGGAGAAAAAATCAGCGAAAGACGCCCTCTTGCTTTGGTGCCAAATGAAAACTGCTGG ATACCCCAATGTCAACATCCACAACTTCACTACCAGCTGGAGAGATGGTCTAGCGTTCAATGCCATTGTGCACAAACACAG ACCCGACCTCATTGAGTTTGAAAACCTGAAGAGATCCAATGCTCACTACAATCTCCAGAATGCTTTCAATGTTGCTGAGAAGGAACTGGGCCTCACCAAATTGCTGGACCCAGAAG atgtTAATGTTGACCAGCCTGATGAAAAATCTATTATTACGTATGTGGCAACCTACTACCATTACTTCTCCAAGATGAAGGCGCTGGCAGTAGAGGGCAAACGAATTGGCAAG GTCTTGGACTATGCTATAGAGGCTGACCAGCTGATAGAGAAGTATGAGACCCTGGCCTCAGAGCTTCTTCAGTGGATTGAGCAGACCATAGTGACCCTCAATGATCGGCAGCTAGCTAATTCGCTGAGCGGTGTACAGAACCAGCTTCAGGCTTTCAACTCTTACAGGACTGTGGAGAAACCCCCCAA GTTTACAGAAAAAGGAAACCTAGAGGTTCTGCTCTTTACTATCCAAAGCAAGATGAGGGCAAACAATCAGAAAGTCTACATGCCAAGAGAGGGTAAACTCATCTCTGACATCAACAAG GCCTGGGAGCGACTGGAAAAGGCTGAGCATGAACGTGAGCTGGCACTGAGGAATGAGTTGATTCGCCAAGAAAAACTAGAGATGCTTGCTGCTCGTTTTGACCGCAAAGCAGCGATGAGAGAGACGTGGCTTAGCGAGAATCAGAGGCTGGTGTCTCAG GACAACTTTGGAACTGACTTGGGGGCAGTGGAAGCTGCCACCCGTAAGCATGAGGCCATTGAGACAGACATCGGGGCATATTGGGAGCGCGTGGCTGCTGTGGAGGCTGTTGCCAAGGAGCTGGAAGCGGAGAGATACCACGATGTGCGACGTATCGTCGCGCGGAGGGATAACGTGCTTCGACTCTGGGAATACCTGAAAGAGCTTCTGGCTGCACGCAGAGAGCGTCTGAACGCCCACCGGGACCTGCAGAGACTGTTTCAGGAGATGCGTTACATCATGGACTGGATGGCAGAAATGAAG GGTCGTCTGCAGTCTCAGGACAGTGGCAAACATCTGCATGACGTGTTGgacctgctgcagaaacacactctGGTTGAGGCTGACATTTCAGCTCAGGCAGAGCGAATCAAGGCAGAGCAGGATGCCGCGCAGCGCTTCACTTCCAATGAACAGG CATATAAACCTTGTGAACCGGCGCTGGTTAATGACAAGGTTGAGCTACTGGGACAAGCGTATGAGGAGCTTGGGCAACTTGCTGGAGAACGCAGAGAATGCCTGGAAGATTCACGCCGCCTGTGGCAGTTCCTGTGGGATGTTGGCGAGGAGGCAGCCTGGatcagagagcaggagcagatcCTGGCCAGTGGGGACTGTGGCCGCGACCTCACCTCTGCCCTTCACCTGCTAAGCAAACACGAGGCCTTCAGTGATGAAATGGCAGCCCGCTACGGCCCCCTAAGTAACAGCATTGCTGCTGGAGAGACTTTGATTAAGGAGGGACACTTTGGAGCCCCACAAGTCACAGAGAGGATTGACGACATTCGCACCCAGTGGGCACATCTGGAGGAG ACCACTAAGCTCAGAGAGCGGAGTCTTAAAGAAGCAGTGGCCCTGCACCAGTTTCAAACAGATGCCAATGACATGGAGGCATGGTTGACTGACACACTTAGACAGGTGTCCAGTCAGGAGGTTGGACATGACGAGTTCTCCACCCAGACTCTAGCTCGTAAACAGAGGGAGATAGAGGAGGAGATCCAGAGCCACCACCCCCTCATCGACTCCCTGCATGAGCAGGTGCAGGCACTGCCGCAAGATTATTTGCAGTACCCTGAG GTGGACGGCCGCGTGCCTGCGATTGAGCAGCGCTATGACGAACTGGAGTCTCTGTCGGCAGCTCGACGCCAGGCTCTGGAAGGCGCCCTGGCCCGCTACCGCATGTTTAGTGAAGCTGGTGCCTGCCTGCTCTGGGTGGAGGAAAAGGAGCAGTGGTTGCATGGCATGGAGATCCCTACCAAGCTGGAGGACTTGGAGGTCGTGCAGCAGAG ATTTGAGACACTTGAACCTGAGATGAACAATGTCGGCGCTCGTGCCGCTGATGTGAAGCAGGTGGCTGAGCAGCTGCTTAGCTCTGACAACTGTAATGAAGACCAAATCAACCAGACAAGAGACCAACTGAACAACAG ATGGAAGGAGTTTGACCAACTGGTTGGTCAAAAGAAACAAGATCTCGAGTCAGCCCTAAATATCCAGAACTACCACTTGGAGTGTAATGAGATCCGGACTTGGATGAAGGAAAAGACCAAGGTGATCGAGTCCACACAGAGCCTGGGCAACGACCTGGCTGGCGTCATGGCACTGCAACGCAAACTCACTGGCATGGAGAGAGACTTGGAGGCCATTCAG GGCAAATTGGATGACTTGAGGAACGAGGCAGAAAAATTGGCAGAAGAACACCCAGATCAGGCCGGAGAGATCCAAGGTCGCCTCGCAGAGATGCAGGAAGTGTGGGAGGAGTTGAACGACACCATGAAGCGACGCGAGGAGTCTCTGGGCGAAGCCAGCAAGCTGCAGGGCTTCCTTCGGGATCTGGATGACTTCCAATCCTGGCTATCCCGCACCCAGACAGCTGTAGCCTCAGAGGACAGCCCCATGTCTTTAGCTGAGGCGGAGAGCTTGCTAGCTCAGCATGAGAGCATTAAGAATGAGGTGGATAACTATAAGGAGGATTATGAGAAGATGCGTGCAGTTGGTGAGGAGGTGACCCAAGGTCAAACAGATGCCCAGTACATGTTCTTGGGCCAGAGGCTCCAGGCACTGGACACTGGCTGGCAGGAGTTGCGTCGCATGTGGGAGAACCGCCACAGTCTTTTGGCCCAAGCCTTTGACTTCCAGACGTTTTTGAGAGACGCGAACCAGGCAGAGTCTTTCCTCAACAGTCAG GAGTATGTGCTTTCCCACACTGAGATGCCTACAACTCTtcaaggagcagaggaggccaTTAAGAAGCACGAGGATTTCCTCACGACCACAGAAGCCAGTGAGGAGAAGATAACCGGCGTGGTGGAGGCTGGACGGCGCCTCATTAGTGACTGTAATGCAAACTCTGATAAGATCCAAGAAAAAGTTGATTCCATCCAGGAGAG GCATCTTAAGAATAAGAAAGCTGCAAATGAATTGCTGGCTAAGCTTAAGGATAACCGTGAACTTCAACATTTCCTACAAGATGGACAAGAG CTCACACTGTGGATCAATGAGAAGATGTTGACGGCACAGGACATGTCTTACGATGAGGCCAGGAATCTTCACAGCAAGTGGCAGAAACATCAAGCCTTCATGGCGGAGCTGGCCTCCAACAAAGACTGGCTGGACAAAATTGACAAG GAGGGTCAGGCTCTGGTGGCGGAGAAGCCTGAGCTGAAAGCCGTCGTTCAGCAGACTTTGGAGGACCTGCAGCGTCagtgggaggagctggagggaacCACTCGCACCAAGGCCCAATGCCTGTTTGATGCCAACCGGGCAGAACTCTTCACACAGAGCTGCTCTTCTCTGGATGTCTGGCTGAAAAACCTTGAGGGTCAGCTGCAAAGTGATGACTATGGCAAAGATTTAACCAGCGTCAACATCTTGCTTAAGAAGCACCAG ATGGTGGAACATCAGATGGAGGTCAGAGAGAAGGAGGTGCAGTCCATCCAGTCCCAGGCCCTGGCCCTGTCCCAGGAGGACGCTGGACTCGCTGAGATAGATGGCCAGCAAAGGCGTGTCACCGACACGTTCGTGAATCTTCAGGATCCTCTCAAGCTGAGGAGACAGCAGCTACTTGCCTCTAAAGAAGCACATCAGTTCAACAGAGATCTGGAGGATGAAATA CTATGGGTCAAAGAGAGGATGCCCCTGGCAACTTCCACAGACCATGGGAAAGATCTGCCCACTGTACAACTACTTATCAAAAAGAATCAG ACTTTGCAGAAGGAGATCCAGGGTCACCAGCCTCGTATTGATGACATTCATAGACGAGGCAAGACCCAGAGCCAGGTAGACGGTGATAGACAGTCTCTCCTCGAAGAGCGCCTTACAGAGCTGCAGGACCTGTGGGACCAACTTATCACAGAAACAGACGAGCGTCACACCCGTCTGATAGAGGCCAATCGTGCCCAACAATTCTACGCTGATGCAGCGGAAGCAGAAGCCTGGATGGGAGAGCAAGAGCTGCACATGATGTCAGAGGAAAAAGCCAAG GATGAGCAAAGTGCCCTCGTAATGGTCAAGAAGCACCAGACACTGGAACAAGCACTTGAAGACTATGCCCAAACTATTCACCAGCTTTCCAACAGCAGCCGCCTGATGGTCACCAGTGAACACCCGGAAAG TGAGAGAATCACTTTACGGCAAGCCCAAGTTGACAAGCTGTACGCGGGGCTGAAAGACCTCGCCGAGGAGCGCCGAGGGAGACTCCAGGAGAGGCTACGGCTGACCCAGCTGAAGCGGGAGGTGGATGACCTAGAACAGTGGATTGCGGAGAGGGAGGTGGTTGCTGGATCCCACGAACTAGGACAGGACTACGAGCATGTCACA ATGCTGAGGGACAAGTTCAGGGAGTTCGCTCGTGACACCAGCACCATCGGCCAAGAGCGTGTTGATGGCGTAAATGGGTTGGCCGACGACCTGATTGAGTCGGGTCACCCAGAGAACGCCAGTGTGGCTGAGTGGAAGGATGGGTTAAATGAGGCCTGGGCTGACCTGCTAGAGCTGATtgacacgcgcacacaaatGTTGGCAGCCTCGTACGAGTTGCACCGCTTCCATCAGGACGCCATGGAGGTTCTCGGACGTGTTAAGGAGAAGAGGGAAGGGTTGCCTTCTGACCTAGGCCGGGACCTGAACACTGTTCAGCATCTACACAGACAGCACAACACTTTTGAAAATGACATCCAGGCCCTCAGTGGACAG GTGAACCAGGTGCAAGACGATGCGGCACGGCTGCAGAAGGCCTACGCTGGGGAGAAAGCTGATGACATTCAAGGAAGTGAACACGCCGTGACCTCTGCCTGGGAGGGCCTGCTCGAGGCTGGTCAGGCTCGCAGGCTCCTCCTACTGGACACTGTGGAGAAGTTCCGCTTCTTCAACATGGTCCGAGACCTCATGCTCTGGATGGATGGTGTCAACCTGCAGATTGACGCACATGACAGCCCCAG ggATGTATCTTCTGCAGGGTTAGTCATTGCCAATCACCAGGACATCAAGTCAGAGATTGAGACGAGGGCAGACAGCTTTACTGCCTGCATTGACATGGGAAATACTCTCATCAACAATAATCACTATGCATCTGATGAG ATCAGAGAAAAACTGGCTCAACTCCAGGAACAGAGGGAAAGGATCAACAAAAGGTGGCAAGACAAGATGGACCATTTACAAATTG TCCTCGAGGTGTTGCAGTTTGGGCGTGACACCTACGTGGCAGAGTCTTGGCTGGCAGGGCAGGAACCTCTGGTACGAGCAGCAGAGCTGGGTTCAAATGTGGATGAGGTGGAGAGCTTAATTAAGCGCCATGAGGCCTTCGAGAAACTTGCTGCAGCCTGGGATGAACGCTTTGTGATGCTGGAGAAACTCACCACA CTTGAGGAGCAGGAGATCCAGAGAagacgagaggaggaggagagagcccGGCGACCCCCGACACCGCCCCCAGTAGAAGTTGTCCAATCTGAGGCAGAAAGTCAAGCACATGATTCTGCAGCCAG GACCAGTCTGGACCAGACCACACTTAACCAGTCGGCGTCAGTGAATGGCGTCCACAGCGACAATGACACCTCACAG CGGGCAATGTCGGTATCGTTGTCAGTGGGAAAGAAATCAGAGCCTAAGCGTGTGTGTAGACCAAAGCACCCGGAGCGT GGCTCCGAGTCCGAGTCTGTGAATGGACCAGGTAGGGACAGCGGGCTGGCTTCCTCTCGCCTCGAGCCATCTGCCACGTTACCGGGCAGGGGGGCAGCAGAGTCCGAGCCAGAGACCACGGAGGGCATGCTCTGTCGAAAACAAGAGATGGAGTCCCACAGCAAAAAGGCAGCGACCAG GTCCTGGCAGAATGTATACTGTGTGTTAAGAAAAGGAAGTCTAGGTTTTTATAAAGATGGCAAGAGCGCTAGCAACGGCATTCCATACCATGGAGAGGTTCCCATCAGCCTGGGAGAGGCTGTATGTGAGATAGCCAACGGCTATAAGAAGAGGAAATACGTGTTCAAGCTCAG GCTCGGGGACGGAAAGGAGTACCTGTTCCAAGCAAAGGACGAG GCGGAAATGAGCTCCTGGATCCGTTCCATCCTCGGCTCCATTCCAACAGGATCGGGAGACTCCCCCGGAGGTCCGAGGGCACTGAGCCGCGCCATGACAATGCCCCCCATCTCTCCCGGCTCGGGCGATGCTGGCAGCGTTACCATGCGCAACAAAGACGGGAAAGAGAAGGATCGTGAGAAGAGGTTCAGTTTCTTTGGCAAGAAAAAATAA